The following proteins come from a genomic window of Ochotona princeps isolate mOchPri1 chromosome 14, mOchPri1.hap1, whole genome shotgun sequence:
- the XPA gene encoding DNA repair protein complementing XP-A cells isoform X1: MAAVEGVSPEPAASEQAAELPASVRASIERKRQRALMLRQARLAARPYPAAAGAATGGVANVKAALKVIDTGGGFILEEEEEEHKVEKIVHQPGPVMEFDYVLCEECGKEFMDSYLMSHFDLATCDNCRDAEEKHKLITKTEAKQEYLLKDCDLEKREPALKFIVKKNPRHSQWGDMKLYLKLQIVQRALEVWGSQEALEAAKEVRQENREKMRQKKFDKKVKELRRAVRSSVWKRETTAHQHEYGPEEHIEDDMYRKSCTLCGHELNYEKM; this comes from the exons ATGGCGGCGGTGGAAGGAGTCTCTCCGGAGCCGGCGGCTTCCGAGCAAGCGGCCGAGCTGCCCGCGTCTGTGCGGGCGAGCATTGAGCGGAAGCGGCAGCGGGCGCTGATGCTACGCCAGGCCCGGCTGGCGGCCCGGCCCTACCCGGCGGCGGCGGGAGCGGCGACCGGAG GCGTGGCTAACGTAAAGGCGGCCCTCAAAGTGATTGACACAGGAGGAGGCTTCATcttggaagaggaagaagaggaacatAAAGTTGAAAAAATTGTCCATCAACCAG gccCCGTGATGGAGTTTGACTATGTGTTATGTGAAGAATGTGGGAAGGAGTTCATGGATTCCTACCTCATGAGCCACTTTGATTTGGCCACGTGTGACAACTGCAG AGATGCTGAGGAGAAGCACAAGCTTATAACCAAAACAGAAGCCAAACAAGAGTACCTTCTCAAAGACTGTGATTTAGAAAAAAGAGAACCAGCTCTTAAGTTTATCGTGAAGAAGAATCCTCGTCATTCACAGTGGGGTGACATGAAACTCTACTTAAAATTACAG ATTGTGCAGAGGGCGCTGGAAGTCTGGGGCAGCCAGGAAGCACTAGAAGCTGCTAAGGAAGTTCGACAGGAAAACCGAGaaaaaatgagacagaagaaGTTTGATAAAAAAGTAAAAG AACTGCGGCGAGCTGTAAGAAGCAGTGTGTGGAAAAGGGAAACAACTGCCCATCAACACGAGTATGGACCTGAAGAACACATAGAAGATGACATGTACCGGAAGAGCTGTACTCTGTGTGGCCATGAACTGAATTatgaaaaaatgtga
- the XPA gene encoding DNA repair protein complementing XP-A cells isoform X2 — protein sequence MAAVEGVSPEPAASEQAAELPASVRASIERKRQRALMLRQARLAARPYPAAAGAATGGVANVKAALKVIDTGGGFILEEEEEEHKVEKIVHQPGPVMEFDYVLCEECGKEFMDSYLMSHFDLATCDNCRDAEEKHKLITKTEAKQEYLLKDCDLEKREPALKFIVKKNPRHSQWGDMKLYLKLQIVQRALEVWGSQEALEAAKEVRQENREKMRQKKFDKKVKGEWRHFGHGRFLQLY from the exons ATGGCGGCGGTGGAAGGAGTCTCTCCGGAGCCGGCGGCTTCCGAGCAAGCGGCCGAGCTGCCCGCGTCTGTGCGGGCGAGCATTGAGCGGAAGCGGCAGCGGGCGCTGATGCTACGCCAGGCCCGGCTGGCGGCCCGGCCCTACCCGGCGGCGGCGGGAGCGGCGACCGGAG GCGTGGCTAACGTAAAGGCGGCCCTCAAAGTGATTGACACAGGAGGAGGCTTCATcttggaagaggaagaagaggaacatAAAGTTGAAAAAATTGTCCATCAACCAG gccCCGTGATGGAGTTTGACTATGTGTTATGTGAAGAATGTGGGAAGGAGTTCATGGATTCCTACCTCATGAGCCACTTTGATTTGGCCACGTGTGACAACTGCAG AGATGCTGAGGAGAAGCACAAGCTTATAACCAAAACAGAAGCCAAACAAGAGTACCTTCTCAAAGACTGTGATTTAGAAAAAAGAGAACCAGCTCTTAAGTTTATCGTGAAGAAGAATCCTCGTCATTCACAGTGGGGTGACATGAAACTCTACTTAAAATTACAG ATTGTGCAGAGGGCGCTGGAAGTCTGGGGCAGCCAGGAAGCACTAGAAGCTGCTAAGGAAGTTCGACAGGAAAACCGAGaaaaaatgagacagaagaaGTTTGATAAAAAAGTAAAAGGTGAGTGGCGACATTTTGG TCATGGAAGATTTTTACAACTGTATTAA